DNA sequence from the Chlorocebus sabaeus isolate Y175 chromosome 25, mChlSab1.0.hap1, whole genome shotgun sequence genome:
CTGTTTTTGTTTAAGGGAGAACAAAGTGTTAAGGACACCTTGAACATGAGGCATAAAGAATGAGTGGAGTAGCAGTATTACACAGTGGCTTGcactgtaaccccagttacttgggagactgaggctggaggattgcttgagcccaggagttcaaacccagcctgggcaatgtggagaaaccccgtctttaattacagaaaaccaaaaaagtatATCATGGGGTGGGAAATGGGAAATAAGTGACATGACAGCAGCCGTATGAGGAGCAGAGGGGTAGCAAACTTGGCTGGCATGATACCTTGCAGTAGTCTGGAACAGCTAAGAGTATATACACTATCCATATGGAAGAAATTAAAGCAATTTTGTGTGTGCCAGAGGCCTTCTCCTAATAATTGAGAAGTCATATAGGTTGGCGGGTACAAGCATCTTAGAGCTGATAATTCCAAATTGTAGaactagattttctttttataagataAATCTAGTATATCTCTAACAGTGATGGAATAGATCAAAGCCAGATATTCTATGCTCATTCTCTTAACAAATCATTGAGATCCTGCTGTATACCAGTtgctattttttaatagagatgggggtttcaccatgttggccaggctggtcttgaactcctgacctcagatgatccggccacctcagcctcccaaagtgctgggattacaggtgtgagccactgtgcccagcccaaacagTGATGTATTTTGCTCAGGAATTTAGGGGTCGACTAGGTTTAGCCAGGCAGTTCTCACTGGGGGTCTCTGATGTGATGGCAGTCAGAAAGGTCATTCCGTCACGCGTCTGCCTGTGGGCTGGGAGGGCTCACACACCTGAGCACTGGAACAGGACTTGGGGCCACCTCTGTCCCTACATGGACCCCCCGCCCCCAAAGCCTGATCTCCACATGGCATCCTCAGGATAGCCGGACTTATGACACAGTGACTGAAGGCTCCCAGCACAAGAGATCCCAGCACTAGAGCACTAGAGATCAAGTAATGAACAAGGTAAGCTCCTTGCTTTCCAGGAGCTGATATTCTAGTGGAGGTAGACACGTGGTAAATGAGCCTATAAATTAATACAGTAATTTCAGAAAATAAGCAATAAGTAAACAAGTAGGAGTGGCATGATGAAGAGACTTCCAGGGGAAATGAatgtgttcattatcttgattatgATAATGGTTTCACTGGTATACATGTGCTAAAGTGAAATAAACTGTGCGttttactttattactttttgagacaggatctctgtcacccaggttggagtacagtggcatgatcgtggctcactgcaatctcaatctccccggctcaagtgagcctcccacctcagcctcctgagtagctgggactacagacacttgccaccatgcccagctaatttttttttttttttttttgagatagagtctcgctctgttgcccagtctggagagcagtggtgcaatctcagctcactgcagcctcaacaacctcctgggctcaagtgatcctcttacctcagccctgtgagtagctgggactacaggtgtgcaccaccacagccaactaattcttgtgtttttttgtagagataggggtctcactacgttgcctaggctggtcttgaactcctgagctcagccgatcctcctgcttcagcctcccaaagtgctgggattacaggcatgtaccactgcgcccagccctggcttattttttcaaattgctttttGTACAGACtaggtctcattgtgttgcccaggctgatgtgcattTAAAATACGTGCAGTTCATATGTCAGTTTTACCTCaagctattaaaaaaatatatatagtgagCAGTAAGTAAAGCTAATTCAGGTTGTTTGGTTAGATAAGACCTCCTAAGAAGGCTACATGTGAGCTGACTGCCGAGGAGCAGCTAGCCATGCCAAGATCTGAGGGCAGAACAAACTAATGCTGTTTGAGGAAGGCAAGAAAGCCAGTGTGTCTGAAGCATAATGAGCCACGGAAACTAGGACCATGTGGGGCCCATGTTGAGGACAGCAGTGAGACCAAGTTCCCAGACCACCCAGCTGGTgcccctctttcatttctcttaagaatcaggttcacgcctataatcccagcactttgggaggccgaggcaagcaggtcacgaggtcaggagatcgagaccatcctggctaacagtgaaaccccatgtctactaaaaaaaaatacaaaaaattagccggacttggtggtgggcgcctgtagtcccagctagtcgggaggctgaggcagaagaatggcgtgaacccgggaggcagaggttgcagtgagctgagatcacgccactgcactccagcctgggcaacagtgggagaatctgtctcaaaaaagaaaaaaaaaagaatcagggcAGAGACCAGAGGCAAAGAAGAGCCACCCAGCATTATCGTCTACAGCTTAACGAGACAGCTTCTCTTTTTTAGTTTGTCATTCCTGCTAGGGAGCAATGTGAAGTGTACCTAGAATGGGGGTGTTGATGGAACTGGGCCAGTTCAACTTCTGCATTCTTTATGTTCTCTCCCACTGCagcttttccttccctccatgAGAAAGAAGCCAGCTCTGTCTGACGGCAGCAATCCTGATGGTGATCTCCTCCAGGAACACTGGCTGGTTGAGGACATGTTCATTTTTGAGAATGTGGGCTTCACCAAGGACGTGGGCAACATCAAGTTTCTGGTCTGTGCAGACTGTGAAATTGGACCAATTGGTTGGCATTGCCTAGATGACAAGAACAGTTTCTATGTGGCCTTGGAACGAGTTTCCCATGAGTAACTGAGGGGAAGGGTACCCAGCTCCACCTCCAAAGATAAACCTGCTCCCCACAAGAACTGGCCTTTAATGTGGTCTAACTGTTCTGCTGCCTTCTTCTCTGTGCTAATATAAATACTGAGTACCAGCATGTCCACTTGAACATGCAGAGGGTTAATCCTGCTTCCTAAAGCCTCACATACATGCCTCCTGCCTAGTTCACTTTGCATCACATTTCCTAAGCTCCTTTTTCCCCCAGTTTTGGGACACTGCTTACCTCCACAAATCTCATCTCTTCCCTCGCATTCTGCCTAGGCTCTGTTTTGCCCAGGGGCTCCCTCTTTTTCTTGCTCTAGAAGAGCAGTATTCAGCCGTTTAGCTATGACGACCCGTAACAAAAGATGCTTATGTACTAATAGTTGAAAGTCTGCCTTTTTTTCATTCaagaaggcatacaaatatcTGAGAGTGACTTTGTTGTATAGCTACCCTTGTGATCTGCAGTAATTTAATCATTCTAAAAGTAAAGCATTTACAAAACTCAGTATTTAAACCACTAACCAGAAACATTACTTGGGATGCATCTCCAGTACCATGTTTGAGCGCCTCTGCTCTAGATTGAGAATGACATTTTATTGTGAAGATGGGTGTGGTCCCTCTTCCTTTGAAATCTTAgggtttctttttatattaactCCCCTCTGCTACAGCCTAGAAGCTGAGAAGCAGATTTTTAACCCCATCTGGCAGCCAGAGGAAAACCCAGCCCTGGCTGTTTACCCAGGCTCTCTTGGAATGAGAGTGGAGGGTGTAGGATATGAGGGTTAGGCCTTTGCCAGATTACATACAAGTTTATAATTCGCTTTCTCTGGACGGGTAACTTTCTTCCTTTGTTCATAGGCAAGAACTTCTTTAATGGATAGTATCACTTACTGAACCTACTAGGCATGGTCCTCATGGAGTTTTGGTTCAACTGGAATCTCTGTGCCAACCCAGGATACAAACTTCTATCCAGATGCCTCTATTGCCATAGCTCCGGGGCTGCTCCAACAGTTTTATATCAGCAGACTTGTTTAAGCCTTCAACTTGATTTCCAATTATTCCATCATTTCTATTCTGAAATGACTCACCGTCATAGAAGGAAGTTTATTATATAACCAAGGTTTCAGGTATCCTCCTGTCACCACCTCTACCATTCAGGAGGCCTAAACTTGAAATAAGTACTAAATAGAAACCTTACCATCTGAAGTCTCTTCCGTTGTTTTCTAGTTGCTTCCTCCTTCCTTTACCcccagactttcttttttttttttttttttttttttttttgagacggagtctggctctgtcgcccagtctggagtgcagtggccggatctcggctcactgtaagctctgcctcccgggtttacgccattctcctgcctcagcctcccgagtagctgggactacagacgcccgccacctcgcccggctagttttttgtattttttagtagagacggggtttcactgggttagccaggatggtctcgatctcctgaccttgtgatccacccgtctcggcctcccaaagtgctgggattacaggcttgagccaccgcacccggcctacccCCAGACTTTCTAAGGGCTCCCCCACTGCAGTGCAATCTGGCCTTGGGCACACTTTTGCAACCAACCTACTCCTCTGGAAAGGTGGCTTCCTCCTCCAGTCAGCCTGAATGAGCTTCAGTAAGCAAGCAATTGAGAGAACTGTGTTTTTCTGACAAACGGTCACATGTCCATTGTTATGGCATCTAAAGAAAACAGAGTTATCCACTCAAGTCAGGAGCATAACCCAAGTAGATGCCTCTAGGGGCACATGGCCCCTCACATCACAAGCCAGAACCTAAgctaagcattttttaaaatgagtttgagactagcctgggcaacatagtgagaccccatctctatttaaaaaatgaacaaaattacctgggcatggtggtgtatacctgtagtccctgctccttgggatgctaaggtgggaggatcacttgagccccagaggtggtggctgcagtaagccaagatcacaccactggcactctagcctgggcaacaaagtgagaccctgtctcaaccacaaatacatacatatatatacacacacacacatatatatatagcgaCTTGAATAGGAAAccatagtatttcattgttttaatttgcatttattttatttctagtgaAACTTTTATGTACGTATCGgtcatttctgtttccttttttgaaaaCTGCCAAATGTTGCCCTAGTAGCCAAAAATATCAAGTTGCTATTCTGCCTTTTCCGTTtgatctgaaagaaagaaaggtatttAAGCAATGGAAATTAGATTTCTGCATGTCCTTGGAAAgaatatataaattgaaaaaaCAGAGGAGAGCTGAAACCTGAACCTTGGGGTTTAGCTTAAGGTCAACCAACGGATTAGTCTGCTATAAAATGCCAATGTCATTTCTTCATTTCCCTCACACATAGTAGGCTCTCAGTGCATACTTGTGAATCAGCTGCTATTTGCTGTAGGTAGACAGAGGCAACCTGTGCTTTCTGCTCCGAGTATAGAAACTTCTGTTTTCTACTGGGGAGAGCAGTTGATTTTGCGAAGGCCTGATTGTTTCCACATAAGCGTCTATTGTTTTACAAAAACACAGAATCAAAGATGGGCAATGGTGTACCAACATTTCACAAATTGTATATGAGGCCGCACATGTAACTAAGTAGCTATGAGGACTTCTGCTTCTGGTAATGGTGGATAGGTCCTTTGGACTGACCGGCTCACTGGTTAGCTAGAAAGGCTGGACAAAATTTTGTCCAAACTTTAGAATCTTGGTTTGAAGGCACCAAGAGAGCCAACATGACTTTGAAGAATTGCTAAACGAGGATGGCAGAGGAGATGGGAACCCTGGGAGGTGGGCTTGGTGTGATGGGCCACTGTTCTGGGAGCATTTGCCAAACTTGGAGGCGATTCAGAGGCTTAGCAGTGATTTTAGCAGCCTTTCAGAAGTAGGGGACAGGGCCTGTGAAAGGGCGATGGACTTGGTGGTGTCCCTCACTTTTGGTTGAAGCCCTCAGTCTTTTGCACCCCAGGAATAAGGGTGAGGCAGTGTAGGAAACAGGCTCTCAGGACTGCAGCCAAGCTTCTGATTACGGATCTTAATCTTTGAAATTAGATTAAGGTGATCCTAGAGTGGTAGTTTGCCAAAACTCTTTggataagcaaacaaaaaccctctctagaggatattattattattctaaactTCAGATTATTTCTACAAACAATTTTGCTAATACAATATCCTGAGTACAACAAGATGTAAGCAGGCATGTGAGACAAGATAGCAGGCCCATAGTAGCTAAAGATATTGGTGCTATCAAACAGACTAAAATAACTGCTTACCATCTTCAAGGAGAGACACCAGTTTGGGAATTTCAGCAGCTATGtggacatgttttttttttttttaagtgaattctAGAATTTGTAAGAATCCAATAATCAAAATTAAGAATACAGTGGAAACTTGGCCAGTCGTGGTagttcacgcccgtaatcccagcactttgggaggccaaggccagcggatcacgagttcaggagttcaagaccagcctagccaacgtggtgaaaccctgtctctactaaaaatacaaaaattagccaggtattgtggcgcacacctgtaatcccagctactcagaaggctgaggcgggagaatcacttaaacccaggaagcagaggttgcagtgaactgagattgtgccactgtactccagcctgggacagggaGAGATTCCATcgcaaaaaaagagaatacagtGGAACCAGcaggggcaacatagtgagagtgtctctacaaataaataaaatagctgggtgtggcggcacctgcctgtagtgccagctactttcgagggtgaggtgggaggatcacttgagcccaggagttagaagcttcagtgagctatgatgatgacACTATAATCAAGCCAGGGCAAGAGTGAGCCCGTCTGTAAATTTCAAGTTCACTGGAACGTTTTAACAGCAGCTTAGGCACAACTGAGGAGAGAACTAGAAAACTAAGGGCTAGATATAACTAACAGTAGATGTGTAAGACCACAACACAAAACCTTATATGACATTACtaagagaaagtaaaaaattCATGAGGCCAGGAGACTACAGCCCACAGGCCAAATTCATTCAGCCAGTACCTATTGAGGCTCAGAAACTTTCAAGCTAGaaatagtttttacttttttttaaagacagggtcttactctgttgcctagcctggagtacaatggcacaatcacagatcacggcagcttcagcctcccaggctcaggtgagcttcccaccccagcctcctgagtagctaggaacaCGGGCACGTGCCagtgcacccggctaattttattttcggtagagacagggttttgccatgttgcccgggctggcctcaaactcctgggctcaagtgatcctcccaccttggactcccgaagtgctggaattacaggtgtgagccaccgcacctggccagtttttatgttttgtaaatggttatataaatatataatatctcCAATTCCGCCTCAGCCCACAAAGCTTAGAATACTTATCTAACCctttaagaaaaaagtttgtTACCTCCTAATATTGTTAACAATCTCAACTTCAAACTGATACATAAATTCAGTAAATCCCAGTCAAAAACTCAacaagtttgtgtgtgtgaaattcaACAAACTGATtgtaaaagttaaatgaaaatgcAGAGGACCAGAAGTAGCCGAGACTGTCATGGAGAAAAACAAGGTGGGAGAATTATTCTATTGGACAGACAGTGTAGCTTGTCACAAGGATAGAcaaatagactaatggaacaaaaGAGCTCAGAAACAGACCTACGCATATATATGGACACTTGATTTATGATAAAGGTAGGAGTAATGATTTGGAGGGGGCATGAGGAGAGCTTCTGCAATGCTGGtaatattctatatttaaaaatcttgataGTTGCTATGTAATAAATTGAGCTGTACATCTGTGCACTTTTCTGAACATATATTTTCAcaataaggtttttatttttggggTGACAGGgcctctgtcaccaaggctggagcacaatggcatgattgtggctcactgcaagcctgacctcccagactcaaatgatcctcctgcctcttagtctcatgagtagctgggactacaggtgcatgctaccatgtccagctattttttttttttttttttagagatggggtctcactgtgttccccaggctggtctggaactcctggcctcaagtgatcctcctgcttcaacctcccaaaatgctgggattacaggtgtgagccactgtgcctggcaacagtaaaatttttaaaagaatgtaagtAGTGGTTCTATACAAAGCCCACTTTTCTAAACATCAGTTCTTCCTTCAAAATCAGATAGCATTTCATTTCCATTATCTcctaaatgtatacatatttaaaaattaaatgcctgACTCTACTTCCTCACTTCTAAGGATGATACATTTCATAAGCTTAAGGACTCAGAATAAATATCCTATTTGCCCTTGGTGTGTGGCTAGTGTCTGACAAAGTTATAATAGTTTAGTAAATAGttttaaagagaatttaaaataaactctgCTGAATACTGGTATCATTTTAATGGGACTAATTTAAAGAAGTTCATACAGATTTTTCAAAATGGAGCTAGAGGTTAgaggaaattatatttatttttggtttactgcagcactttatttttccttacacAAATAACAATGGAAAACCAAAATTTGTggtcatctctttaaaaattgagaattatGTACAAAAAActtacataaattaaaagaatgaataaatttacAGGTGTAAATGCAAACCACTTCTAGCTCAAGACTTAACACTAATAGACCAGCAAGACAGAAATGAAACTGGTTCAGGAGCTCTTGCCAGGCTCTAGAAAAATCCTggaatggctgggcacagtggatcacctgaggttgggagtttgagactagcctgactgacatggaaaaaccctgtctctactaaaaacacaaaattagctgggtgtggtggtgcatgcctgtaatcccagctacttgggaggctgatgcaggagaatagcttgaacccaggaggcggaggttgcagtgagccgagattgcaccattgcactccagcgaaactccatctcagaaaagaaaaaaggaaaaccctGGAACACTGAGCTCTGACACATTAGTACCTGCAGAGATAAGGAGACTGCAGGTCACACAGACTCACCAACTCAACAAACTTCCCTCCCACAAGCATGTCCTCATGTCAGCCATGAAGTTACTGAGCCACATGTACTAAGGGTATAAATCAAAGATAGGTACAGTGTATTAAATACCAAGGGAACAGTTGACAAAGACAAAATCAGCAACAAGTTCTACAATCTGGTGCTGATATACAAGCTTCAAGGACCAGTTTATTTTCAAAGGCTTATTCTGGTTTCTTGAGGCTGGCATGAGGTGTATGCATTTGCCAGGGGCAAATTTATACTTCTACATTAATCCATGAAGCACATGATACGTGTCTGCTTGCAGTCCATTTGGGAGCATTTGCAGTGGGTAATGGAGGGGCTTGACTCATCCTAATCCTGCTTGATGGTCCACATCTGCTGGAAGGTGGCCAGGGCGGCCAGGATGGAGCTGCCAGTCCACACAAGGACTTGCACTCAGGGGAGGTGATGATCTTGGAGCTAGGCACCAGGGTGGTGGTCTTCTGCATCTTGTAGGTGATGCCCAGGTACATGGGGGTGTCACCAGACAGCACCACGTTGGCATACAGGTCCTTGCGGATGTGCACATCACACTTTATGGAGTTGAGGGCAGCCTGGTGGATGCCGCAAGATTCCATACCCAGGAAGGAGGGCTGGAACAGCACCTCCAGACGCTGGAAACACTTGGACAGCCCCTAGATCTTCTCTAGGGAGGAGGAGGACGCTGTGGTGGCCATCTCTGCAAAGTCCAGGGTGGCACGACACAGCTTCTTGATGGTGCACACAATCTCCCGTTTGGCTGTGGTGGTGAAGCAGTAGCTGGGCTCCCTGAAGATCTCCATGGGGTGGTCGGTCAGGTGCCAGTCATCCAGACGCCGGATGGCATGGGGGAAGGCATAGCCCTTATAGACCGGCACCATATGGGTCTCTGCTGTGTATGATAATACCAGTGGTGTGACCAGAGGTGTACAGGGACAGCACAGCCTGGATGGCCATGTACCTTGCTGGGGTGTTGAAGGTCGCAACACAATCCAAGTCATCTCCTTTCTGTTGGCCCTGGGGTTCAGAGGGACCTCAGGCAGCAGCACTGGGTGCTCCTTGGGAGCCGTGTGCAGCTAATTGTAGAAGGTGTGGTGCCAGATCATCTCCATATCATCCCTGTTGGTGATGATGCAGTGGTCCAGGGGGCAGTTTCAGGGTCAGGATGCTGCACTTGCTCTGGGCCTCATCACCCAGGTAGGAGTCCTTCTGGCCtatgcccaccatcatgccctggTGCCGGGGATGCCCGATGATGGAGGGGAACATGGCTCAGGGGGAACTGAACCAGCAAAGCCAGCTTTGCATGTGCTGGAGCCATTGTCAGTGACAAGTGCCATGATCTCTTCTTCCAGTGTGATCAGCAGAGGAGCAGGCAGTGGAGTGACAGGAGAACCCAGAGTGTGGGCTGGTGGTGAGTGGGCGAGTTACATTTCTGATACAGGAATAGTGgggggccaggtgtggcagttcacacctgcaatcccagcactttgggaggccaaggcaggagaattgcttgagtccaggagcttgaggttatagtgagccaagatcacacgactgcactccagcctgagtgccagaaactgtctcaaaaaaaaaaaaaaaaaaaaagatactgtacTTTTTTTCAATGCTGTttgaaaaagacaatgaaaacagTTATACAGGTTAGTGAGAGAGTatttcaatgcggttttgaccatGGCTGTGTCTTCAGAGGGTAAGGGAATAAAGATGTTAACCTCAGCAAgtgctaacctttttttttttttttttttttttttttttgagacagagtctggctctgtcgcccaggctggagtgcagtggccggatctcag
Encoded proteins:
- the RABIF gene encoding guanine nucleotide exchange factor MSS4; protein product: MEPAEQLSELVSAEGRNRKAVLCQRCGSRVLQPGTALFSRRQLFLPSMRKKPALSDGSNPDGDLLQEHWLVEDMFIFENVGFTKDVGNIKFLVCADCEIGPIGWHCLDDKNSFYVALERVSHE